Proteins found in one Amphiprion ocellaris isolate individual 3 ecotype Okinawa chromosome 22, ASM2253959v1, whole genome shotgun sequence genomic segment:
- the prmt6 gene encoding protein arginine N-methyltransferase 6 — MSHVVKKRKLDKSRQDRLYFDSYSDVTIHEEMIADHVRTNTYRTAIQRNSESIRGKVVLDVGAGTGVLSIFCAQAGAKKVYAVEACSIAEQAVKIVKHNNMDDRVEVIRGTVETVDLPEKVEVIVSEWMGYALLHESMLNSVLYARDRWLKPGGVILPSKAELYIAPISDPVVEDRLHFWYTVKDQYGVDMSCMSDFAQRCIMNSDITVNSVTVEDVLSHPARFAELDLYSVTVEELRAVKGHFRCESFGSAAVNAFCVYFTVTFPCPDKPLVLSTSPFKPETHWKQAVLYLDAPVEVVQDTPVTGEVSMYPSEDSARHICIHVDYSIGEQKTQSKTFSIPDWSSEAQS, encoded by the coding sequence ATGTCTCATGTtgtcaaaaagagaaaattggATAAAAGCCGGCAGGACCGACTTTATTTCGACAGCTACTCCGATGTGACTATCCACGAGGAAATGATAGCGGACCACGTCCGCACCAACACGTACAGGACGGCGATACAGAGGAACAGTGAGTCAATCCGGGGGAAAGTTGTGCTGGACGTCGGGGCAGGAACCGGCGTTTTGAGCATCTTCTGTGCTCAGGCTGGAGCTAAGAAAGTGTACGCAGTGGAAGCCTGCTCCATAGCCGAGCAGGCGGTGAAAATagtcaaacacaacaacatggaCGACAGAGTGGAGGTGATTCGAGGGACGGTGGAGACGGTGGACCTACCGGAGAAGGTGGAGGTGATAGTGAGCGAGTGGATGGGTTATGCCCTCCTCCACGAGTCCATGCTCAACTCGGTCCTCTACGCCCGAGACAGGTGGCTGAAGCCGGGCGGCGTTATTCTGCCGAGCAAAGCCGAGCTCTACATCGCTCCCATCAGCGACCCGGTGGTGGAGGACCGCTTACACTTCTGGTACACCGTCAAGGACCAGTACGGCGTCGATATGTCCTGCATGTCCGACTTCGCCCAGAGGTGCATCATGAACTCGGACATCACGGTGAACTCAGTGACCGTGGAGGACGTGCTCTCCCACCCGGCCCGCTTCGCCGAGCTCGACCTGTACTCGGTGACCGTGGAGGAGCTCCGCGCGGTGAAGGGCCACTTCAGGTGCGAGTCGTTCGGCTCGGCGGCGGTGAACGCGTTCTGTGTTTACTTCACGGTGACTTTCCCCTGCCCGGACAAACCGCTGGTGCTCTCCACGTCCCCGTTCAAACCGGAGACGCACTGGAAGCAGGCGGTGCTGTACCTCGACGCTCCGGTGGAAGTGGTGCAGGACACGCCGGTTACTGGAGAGGTCAGCATGTACCCCTCGGAGGACAGCGCCAGACATATATGTATCCATGTGGACTACAGTATAGGAGAGCAGAAAACACAGTCCAAGACTTTCTCCATCCCTGACTGGAGCTCTGAGGCTCAGTCATAG